Genomic DNA from Luteolibacter sp. Y139:
GGACGATCAGACGGCGACCAATCTGGAGGCTTTTGTTGAGAGCCAACTGGAACTTGGCGCGGGCTTCACCGGCGTGCTCGGTGCTGCCGCCTCGCGCAACGAGCGGGAGACACGCCGGGTCTTCGGGCCGATGCCCGCGAACAGCAGCTACGACCGCACCTACGACAATGTTTCGCCGAAGATCGGTGTACGCTGGGACGCTGACGAGAAGAAGACCACGCAGGTCTACGCGAATGTGAGCGGTAGCTACGAGCCGCCGTCCTTCAGCGAGTCAGGCACCGCTGTGGTGGCGAATGAAGCGCAGGAAGCCACCACCTTTGAGATCGGCACCCGCGGCACGCATGGCTTCGCCCGATGGGATCTGTCCGTCTATCGGGCTGAGGTAGATGACGAATTGCTCACTGTCCAGCTACCACCGCCCGCGGCCATCGGCGCAACTGGCACGATCAATGCGGACCAGACCATTCATCAAGGCGTCGAACTCGCAGGTGAGGTCGATCTGTTAGGCAGCGCTTGGGAGGAGAATCCGGCGCACCGGTTGGTCTTCCGGACGGCGTGGACTTATGGCGACTACCATTTCGACCATGATCCCACGTATGGTGATAACCAGATCGCCGGCCTGCCGGAGCACCTGATCCGCGGCGAACTGATGTGGGAGAATGACTGCGGCTGGTATGCTGGTCCGAACTTCGAGTGGGTGCCGGTGAAGTCGTGGATCGATCACCGCAATACCTTCTCGGCGGATCCCTACGCACTCCTCGGCTTCAAGCTGGGGCACCGGGTGGAGGAGGGGATCTCGTGGTTCATCGAGGGCAAGAATCTCACTGACGAGCGCTATGCTGCGACGACCGGCGTGATCGAGAACGCGAAGGGCGTCGACCAGCGTCAGTTCCTGCCCGGGGACGGACGGGGAGTTTTCGCGGGCATCGAATGCCGGTGGTAGTTCGATCCAGGAAGATAAAGAAGACCGCGGCGTCTACCGCGGTCTTCTTCCTGGGCGTGGTTATAGCCTCACTGAAGGGCGTGGTTCGACCGCGCTCTCATACTCATCCAATGACGAGTGACCACACTTGGTCAAATGCTGCCAAACAGGCCTCTGGTGGCTGGTAGCTTGTAGGGTGGCTTGGAACAAACACCGTAGCCGGTTGCTCGCAACTCCAGAAAGAGATGCATCGACCACTATCATTGGCATCTACATCCGGACGATAGCCCTTTAAAGCTGCTGCAAGCGCCACCAGGGCCTGCTCCAAATGTCGCATGAGGTCGTCAGTCAGCTCGTCCGATGCAGAAATAAACGCATCTGGCGCACCAAGCCAATACTCCGCCCTTTCCCGGTTTCCATCCTGAGTGACTCTTAAAATCAGCCGTCCGGTCATACCGGATGCAGTATGTAGCGGGGAGCGCAACTGGATAACCTCGTCTGCTTTGAGGGGATAGGCAGCACCTGCTCGATTCCGGCTAAAACGCAATTTTCGAGGTGGGAAGGGCATGAGTAAATTTCGTCAGGCCAAAGAAAAAGGACCGTGGCAACTGCCGCGGTCCTTTTTTCTGCAGAGGTGGTGGCTCAGGACGGAATCGAACCGCCGACACGCGGATTTTCAATCGGAGACACAAAACTTAAGTCCGCGTAGGTCAGAGGATCACCGTTCTGTCCATTCGCAGCGTTCGGAACATTCTCGACTTAAGACTGCGATAGTGCATATTCGATCCATGGCGAAAAATCCGCGTTTCGACTATCGGAAGACGCCGAAGGGATGGCTGGTGAACATCCCCGGCAGCGTGTCCGACACCGGCAGGTTTCGCCGCCGCTACTTCGAAACCCGCGATCAGGCTAAGGCCGAATGCCAACGGCTCCGTGAGATTTACCAAGGCGGGCGCGCTAAGGCATCGGACATCACCGCCGCGCTCGCAGAGGATGCAACGAGGGCCGCCGAGCTACTCGCACCGTTCAACGTGACGCTCGCGCAGGCAGCCGCCTTCTACGCCAGCCACCACGACACACGCAGCAAGGCTCCGACGCTTTCCGAAGCCTGGAGGGCCGCCATCGAGAATCGTCCCAACCACCGCGAACGCACCATTGCCGACTTGCGGGCATGGAGGAAAGCACTCCCGGCGTGGTTCATTGCCCTCAATGTTTTCGACATCGAACCCGCCGCCATCAAGCGAGCCTTGGATGAAGTCACCAAGGGCCGCACGAGATGGAAGTCCGGGTTGCGGTACATCTCGTCGGTATTGGGCGATTGCGTGAAGGCCGGCACCATAGCTGAAAACCCTGTAAAGCGCGTCCACGTTGAGCGGAAGCCCGATTACGCGGCAGATGTGAGCATTTACAGCCCTCCCGAGCTGAAAAGGCTTATGGCGGCATGCAGGGACTACGACGAGGGGATCGACAAGAGGTGTGCGTCGTGCACCACGGCGTTCGCCGTTATGGCATTTGGTGGCGTGAGGCCCGAAGAGGTGGCTAAGCTGCGCTGGGATGACGTGTCGCTTGAACTACACAACATCCGCATCGGTCCCACGATTGCAAAGAAGGCACGCCGTCGGAATGTCCGCATCAATGCGACGCTCGCCACCTGGCTGGAAATTGTTCCAATGGGAGACCGCCAAGGAAGGATCGTTCCAACGCGCTGGAGATTCAAGGCCGCTCGCGTGAGGAAGGAGGCGGGGATCGACGGCCACGAGAAGCAGGATGCGCTCCGACATTCGTTCGGTACTTATATGCTCGCCGTAGAGAATGACCTCGACGCTCTCAAATCCGATATGGGGCACGAGCATGTCCGGGTGTTCTTCGAGCACTACCACAAAGCAGTCACGAAGCGGGAGGCGATGCCTTACTGGGAAGTGTTGCCGCCCGGAACGATGCTTCCCGACGACATTAATTGAGTGCCTGACAGGAATTCTTCGGAACTTTGGGCGCAATAGGGCGATTGAGTGCAGGTGATTCGCCGCGAACTTGCATTTTCTTGTCTATTTGGACTAAGTTCGACCATGAATCCGTCAAGCCATCCCGACGAGATTGGCAACCCCACTGAGGGCTCACTGAGCCAACTGGTCGGCCAACTTGTTTTTGCGGTCGCTGATATTCCCCCATCCGTTCTCATTCGAAGACTCGAAATTGTTACCAGGATCGAGCTAGAACCTAAGAAGGTTCAGAACGAAGCTTTAGACGCGATCACGAGATTAGGGATGCTCGGGTGGTTGGGGGATCTTGAATCCATTAGCGCTCTCTCAACCATTGTGACTATTGGGACCAAGCAGCTAAACAGCCTACGTCAGTCGAAACCTCCGGATGAGTTCATCAAACACATGGATGTAATCCGCCCGGCGGACAATGAAGAAAATCAGCACAATCTGAACCGACTACTAGGCAAGCTTCAAGAGAAGAGCTTTGAAGAACTTGCAGCCAGTGGATTGGTTACCTCGCGAGGCCACTTTCCGTTTTCGCCTTTGATCCGGGGTGTTCTGAACGATCTTCCCTTGGACGGTTACTACAGTGCATTTGGATCGGAACAACCTGCTCAGGACCATAAGTCTGCTCTGGAATCGTTCATTGAAAGTGTATGCTACCAGACATTTGCATGGATCGGATGGGTGAATTTGTCCAAATTGGCCATGGTAAGTAGTGAGTGGCCCTTCACAGTCGGCTCGATGGATTCCCGACCTGATGAAACGGTCTTGGCTTTTCTCCGCTATATCCAGCTGGGAAAAGCGTCGCCGATTAGAGTGGAAAGAAAGGGTTTTAAAGTTGGTCAGCAGTCAT
This window encodes:
- a CDS encoding tyrosine-type recombinase/integrase, whose product is MAKNPRFDYRKTPKGWLVNIPGSVSDTGRFRRRYFETRDQAKAECQRLREIYQGGRAKASDITAALAEDATRAAELLAPFNVTLAQAAAFYASHHDTRSKAPTLSEAWRAAIENRPNHRERTIADLRAWRKALPAWFIALNVFDIEPAAIKRALDEVTKGRTRWKSGLRYISSVLGDCVKAGTIAENPVKRVHVERKPDYAADVSIYSPPELKRLMAACRDYDEGIDKRCASCTTAFAVMAFGGVRPEEVAKLRWDDVSLELHNIRIGPTIAKKARRRNVRINATLATWLEIVPMGDRQGRIVPTRWRFKAARVRKEAGIDGHEKQDALRHSFGTYMLAVENDLDALKSDMGHEHVRVFFEHYHKAVTKREAMPYWEVLPPGTMLPDDIN